From Pseudobythopirellula maris:
AAAAACAACGCCCCCGCGACTTGGCGAGGGCGTTGGCGTGTGCGTGGTATCGGCATCGTGAGCTTCCTGCTCGGGGCCGTGGGGGGGACAGGCAACTCCGTGAGCCCCGCTTGGTTCGTGCGGCGCTTAGTTCGTGCGACGCTGCGCCGCGGGGGCGTTCGACTTCACACGCAGCGGAGGCGATCCGTTGCGCGACGACTTTCCGCCGCTCTTCGGCGCTGCCGAGCCTTGCATGAAAGTCCCGAGCTGGTCGAACTCGAGCAACTCGGCGATGCCGGCCTCGGCCATCTCGCGGCCCGAAACGTAGCGGCCGGGATTGATCCAGTCGTCCATCAGTTTGGCGTCGACGTTGAACAAGTCGGAGAGAAGCTTGTCCATGTCGCGCTCCAGCTGGCCGAAGTGGCGGGCCCACTCGGCGGCCTCGGCGAGGCCCACGTTCTCTTCGCTCTGCCACTTCATCGGGTGGAACAGCAGCACGCTGTAAGGGGTGACGATGCGACGCTCGCACACGGCGAACGGCCACAGCGTGGCGCTGGAGCACTCGCCCGTGACGATGCCGGTCACACGCAGCCGGCGGAGCCGGATGAGCATCATCAGCGACATCGCGCAGTAGGGGCTGCCGCCCGGCGAGTCGAAGTACATCACGCACTCGTCGCCCGGCGCCACGTCGAGCAGCCGCTCGGTCAGATCGCTCTCGTTGTCCGTGAGGTCGCCGACGACAGCGATTTCAACCGGGCTTTCATCTTCGCGAGAGTCTTCCATCGTTGCCTGCCTTGGGGTCGTATACTAAATGCCGAGTGCGAATCGTTGTGTTCTGGGGTGGGCTCCGCGTGGGCGGTCGCCAAGTCCGAGCCTTCAGTTTAGGAAAGCAGCCCGTTTTGCACTAGATTTATGGTGGGAAATCGGACCCCGCTATTCGGACAGGGGCCGGCGCCACCGCTCCAACCCGCCCGAAACGAACCGCGGAGCCGGCGCCACCCGATTTTTCGGCGCCACGATCAAAAGCCTTTAACTACCGGTGTAAACGAGAAACATGCCCCTGAGCGTTGCCTGCCCGAACGGACACCGGTTCAATGTCGCCGACGACCTCGTCGGACGTCGGGCGGTGTGCCCCCAATGCAAGGCGCCGTTCGAGATCGTCGCGTCGCCCCCCACAGCGTCGGCCCCCACAGGGCCGGCGACCGAGCCCCCGCCTCCCACTTCTCCACCACAGGCCCCCTCGATGGGGACGCCGCAGGCCCACGCAGTGGGGCCCGTCGATCCGCCCGCCCGCTGGCGGGTGCGTCCCCCCACAGGCGGCGAGTACGGCCCGGCCGACGAGGCGACAATGGCCGGCTGGATAGCCGCCGGCCGGGTGCTCAACAACTCGTTGGTGTGGCGGACCGGCTGGCCCGAGTGGCGACTGGCGGCCGATGTCGCCGATCGCTTGCCGGCCCCATTGCCTGTCGGTCCCGTCGCGCAGGCGCCGGCGCCGCCGGCGGTCGAATCGCCCCCGCCCGCTCCCACGCCGCAAACGAAAAAGCCCAAGCCATCGGCCCCGATGGCCAAGCCCGACTACGAGTTGCGTCGCCGCCGCGCGGCGCGGCGACGCCGCAACCTCAGCCTGCTGCTCTTCGTCGTCACCATGGCGCTCGCCGCGGTGCTGGTGGTGTTGCTCAACACACGCAGCTGACGAGCCTGGCACGCTCCGGCGTGACACACCCCTTCCACATTCCCCCCAAGGCGCCGCATGAACCACCCACTCAGCCGAACCCTCACCACGGGCGCTCTGCTCGCGATCGTCGCATTCTCCGCCCAAGCCGAAGAGGTGGGCGGCGCCCTGCAATACACGCCCCCCGAGTCGTGGCAGGCGGTCAAGCCACGCAGCCGCATCGTGCAGCGCGAGTACTCGGTAACGCACGACAAGGCCGAAGACGACACGCCCGCCGCGCGGATGACGATCACCTCGGCCGGCGGCGGCGTCGAGGCGAACCTCGCCCGCTGGGTCGGGCAGTTCCAGAACGTCTCTGACGGCGCCCAACGCCGCGAGAAAATCGAGGTCGCCGGCATGCCCGTCTCGCTGCTCGACATCGAGGGGACCTACCTCGAAGGGATGCGGCCGTTCGGCCCGAAGACGCCGCGCCCCGAGTACCGCATGCTCGCCGCGGTGGTCGAGACCGGCGCCAAGGGCGACTACTTCTTCAAACTCGTCGGCCCCGCCGCCGTGGTGGCCCAGCATGCCGAGGCGTTCCGCGAGATGGTCGAGGGGATCACGCCGCCCTCGGGAGCGGGATCATGAGCGGCGACGAAAGCTCGCCATCGAGCAACCGGCTGTGGGCGCCGTGGCGCTTGAGCTACATCAAGGGCGCCGAGGGCGACGAACCGTCGCCACCCGAGCCCTCGGCGTGGTGCGACGACGCCGTGCACGATTGTTTCCTCTGCCGGGCGGCGGCCGAGTACGGCGCCCCCGCCTCGGCCGACAGGGCGAACCTCGTCGTCTGCCGGGCGCCGGGGGCTGTGGCTCTGCTGAACCGCTACCCGTACAGCAACGGCCACCTGCTCGTCTCCCCCGCCCGGCACGTGGCGGAGCTGGGCGACCTGACGGACGACGAGCACCTGGCGCTGATGCGGCTGGTGACGCGTTACACGACGCTGCTCGCCGAGCGGCTCACGGCCCAGGGCTGCAACGTGGGGCTGAACCTCGGCCGCGTCGCCGGCGCCGGCGTGCCGGGCCACCTGCACTGGCACCTCGTGCCGCGTTGGACCGGCGACCACAACTTCATGGCGACCACAGCCGGGGCGCGGGTCATCCCACAGGCGCTCGACGCGGCGTGGGAGCTGCTCTGCGACTCGTAGTGCAGCGCTCGCGCGGATTTGCTACGAAACCGCCATACCGACGGCCATTGGCCGTCGGCTAAATTGCTAACCGCTGACTGCTCCCTTCCTTACGACTCACCGCTAATCGTTAACGACTACAACGCATGCTCTCCGCCGAACGTGAATCGCTGATCCTCGCGCCGTACGCCATGCGCGGCGCCGACTCGGTGGGCCGCGAGCACGCGGAGCCGGGGCACCCCTACCGGTCGCCTTACCAGCGCGACCGCGACCGCATCACGCACAGCTCGGCCTTCCGCCGACTGAGCCACAAGACGCAGGTCTTCACCGGCGAGCTGGGCGACTACCACCGCTCGCGGCTTACGCACACGCTCGAGGTGGCGTCGGTCGCGCGCACCTTGGCCCGCGCGTTGCGGCTCAACGAGGACTTGGTCGAGGCGCTGGCCCTGGCGCACGACATCGGCCACCCGCCGTTCGGCCACGCCGGCGAGGGGTTTTTGGACGAGCGGCTGGCCGACGACGGCGGGTTCAACCACAACCGCCAGGCGCTGCGGATCGTCTGCCTCTTGGAGACGCGTTACCCGCGGTTCCCGGGGCTCAACCTGTCTCGCGAGGTGCTCGACGGCCAGCGCCGCCGCGGCGACAAGCCGGCGCGGACCGAGAGCCGCCTCGCCCCCGAGCCGTTCCCCCAGACGCAGGCCCAGCGGGAGAGCCCGCTCCTAGAAGTCCAGATCGTCGACGCCGCCGACAGCATCGCCTACGACTCGCACGACGCCGACGACGCCCTGGAGCTCGGCCTGCTCGAGCTCGGCGAGTTGGAGTCGGTCACGCTCTGGAGCGAGGCGGTCGAGCGCGTGCGGCGCCGCTTCGCGGCGCTCTCCGACGCCGAGCTGCGCCGCGCCGTGATCCACGAGCTGATCGACTACCAAGTGAGCGACCTCTTAACCACGACCCAGCAAGCGATCGAGTCGCACAGCGCCGACTCAATCGGCGCCGTCCGCCGGGCGCCGCCGCTCGCGGCGCCGAGCCCCGAGGTGGCGGAGAAGAAGCTCGTGCTCGAGTCGCTGCTGTTCCGCCGCGTCTACCGCCACCCGCTGGTCTTGGAGAGCCGCGCCGAGGCGATGACCGTCCTCGGCGAGCGCTTCGACCGCGCGATGGAAGACCCCGACCGCCTGCCGGCGACCTACCAGCGCGTCGCCCGCGACGAGGGGACGCCCCGCGCTGTGGCTGATTATCTGTCGAGTCTTACGGATCGCGCGGCGTTGTCGGCTGAAGCGCACCCGGCGGTTTGAGATTCCCCCTTCGCCTCCGGGGGAGGGCTGAGGGTGAAGACAGTCGCTACTTACTACTTACTTATTACGAACTACGTACAGTTGGGGACCGTGCGGCGTTGGTTGTTCAAGGTAGTAGCTGTTGGAGACTCGACCTCACTCCGCATACTCTGAATACTCTTCAAGCACCGAATCAGACAGGTGCCCAAGGTGCTTCATTTGCAGCAGTTCCTCTACAGCGTCGTACGAGATAAAGGAACAGCTTTCAGAGAGCGGCGCCCGCTCTAGCAGGCTGAACACTGGGCGTTGTATCTCGGTAAAGACTTTCTGCTTTCGAGACTCCGGAGCCACAATATGCAACCTGATATCCATGTTGGGTTGCAGGGCCAGCAAATCGGCCATACGCAGAATGCCAGAGTAGACCGCTGTTGTATGCTCAACCTCAAACGCCCTGACGATGGATCGTCCTTTGAGCCATATCACGTCGATATTCTCGATAGTTCGCAACGTAGTATCATCGTAGTTTAGCGGCAATACTTCGATTAGCGAATCTGTGTCGGGACTCCACTTTTGCAGCACGGCCCCTCTATCGTTACGTGGCAGCCAGACCTTGAAGCCCATCCGTTCGCCGCACTCAGCTAGCGATGCCTGAATTCCGTACGACGGTCGAATTGCGTCATCCGTCGATGGTTCGTCTTCATCCTCTGGGACCGTCACCGCAACGACTTTATCAGCACGCCTAATACGTGAACTGACCAGCTTACGAAACTCAGCATCATCGACGGCATAGTCTGTGCCACCATCGGCTTGGCTGGATAGCAACTGCTCTAAGAACTCGCCGTCTTCGTCGTCTAGGTGGTTCAGACTTCGTCGGACCTTTCCAGTCCAACCGCCCTCTTGCTTGCTCGTGTTCTTAGTGAACGATAAGGATTGCCACACAGCATCATCGTGTATCGGTACGCACTTCTCTTTCGTCAGCCACACCGTTGGGCGAACGCGAAAGCGAACTTCAAACGGATCGTTTTCACCATAGAACACTGGTGAGTCGTCCGTGTAGCAATCGCTCTCAACTTCGAGAACTCCTATCCACCGAGACAACTTCGTCATGTAGCAGATAAGCTTATCGCCGGGTTTGAGACGCTTCGCGGTCTTGTGTTGAGTTGTGCGAAATCCGGACACGCTGCGGTCAGACTGGCTAAACGCCTCGTAAGTCTCAGGTGAGAAAAGATTGGTGTAGTAGGCCATTTGCGGTGCTGAGGAAGTGCCGAGTCGGGATAGGTCACTCAATTATCCAGTACCCGGGTCTGACGCACAATGAGGGCGACGCTGCCGCGTCGCTCCAAGTCCCCTCCGATATATCCGGATAGCGGGTAGCACCGGTTCTTGAACCGGGGTGGCGAAGCCACAAGAAACCGCCGCAGGACTCTGCTTCAGTTACGACTTCCCCGACGCTCTAGCCCGTTCTTGGGCTTCTTGTCGCCTGCGGCGACCCAGGTTTAAAAACCTGGGCTACCCGATTGGGGGCGGGGGTCGCTTAGAACCGCCTGAGAATCGTCGCCACGCCCTGGCCCGCGCCGATGCACATCGTCGCGAGGCCCACTTCGGCGTTGCGGCCGATCATCGTGTGCAGCAGGGTGGTGGCGATGCGGGCGCCGCTCGCGCCCAAGGGGTGGCCGATGGCGATCGAGCCGCCGCGGACGTTCACCTTCGCGTCGACCGTCTCTTCGCTCATCTGAAGCATCCGCGTGCAGGCGAGCGCCTGGGCGGCGAACGCCTCGTTGAGTTCAATCAGATCGATGTCGTCCAGGGTCATGCCGGCGCGCTGGAGCACTTTCAGGGTGGCGGGGACCGGGCCGGCGCCCATCACCGCCGGGTCGACGCCGGCCACGGCGGTGGCCACCACCTCGGCCAGCGGCACGAGGCCGAGGTCCTCGGCCCGTTCCTTGGACATCACGAGCATCGCCGCGGCGCCGTCGTTCAGCGGCGAGCTGTTGCCGGCCGTCACGGTGCCGACGACCGGCATGAACGCCGGCTTGAGGTCGGCCAAGGCTTCAAGGCTCGTGTCGGCGCGGACGCACTGGTCGCGGGTGACGAGCACCCGCTGGCCCGCCTCGTCGCGGCCGTAGGTGGGGACGATCTCGGCGGCGAACTCGCCCGCCTCGTGCGCCGTGTGGGCCCGCTCGTGGCTGCGCAGCGCGAACGCGTCTTGCGCCTCGCGGCTGATGCCCTGCGACTGGGCGAGAAACTCGGCCGTCACGCCCATCAGCAAGGCGCCCTTGCTGGTGTAGCGGAACAGCTTGGGGTTGATGTCGACGCCCAGGTTCATCGGGTAGTGGTGCATGTGCTCCACACCGCCGACGACCTGCACGTCTTCGCCGCCGGCGCGGATGCTGTGGGACGCCTGATTCAAGGCTTGCAGGCTGCTGCCGCAGAGGCGGTTGATCGTCGCCCCCGCCACCGAGGCGGGCAGCCCCGCCGTGAGCGCCACCAGCCGGGCGACGTTCGTCCCCTGCTCGCCCTGCTGCTGGGTGCAGCCGAGCAGCAGGTCGTCGATCTCGGTTGGATCGACGCCGGTGCGCTCCACCAGCGCCCGCACCACCGCCACGGCGAGGTCGTCGGCCCGCACGTCGCGGTAGACGCCGCGCTCGGCGTGGGCCCGGCCGATCGGCGTGCGGACGGCGTCGATGATGACGGGGGTGGGCATTTTAGAGGGGAGATGGGGAAAGGAGAAAGGAGATTGGGGAGCGGCAAAGCCGTTTCGCATCCCCCTCCCCTGGAAGGGGAGGGGCTAGGGGAGGGGTGAAAGCGTTCAGGCACAGGAAAGAGACCTAGCCGATTCAGGCCCGACCCCCTCCCCTAACCCCTCCCCCCATGGGGGAGGGGGATACAAAGCTTCTGATTGGTCACTCACAGGATCATGTCGTAAAAACTCACGCCGCCCGCGGCGGCTTTCTTGATCATCTCGGTTGGCTCGAACCGTTTGCCCAACGGGGCCAGCGGCTCGAGGCGTTTCAGGATCTCGGCGGCGCCGACGGTGTCGGCCCAGTGGAACAGGCCGCCCTTGTGGGGCGGGAAGCCGACGCCGAGGATCAGCGCGAGGTCGACGTCGCGCACGCTCGGCACGATGCCGTCTTCGACGGCCCGGGTCGCCTCGACCAGCATCGGCATCAGCAGGCGATCGGCGAGGTCGTAGTCGCCGGCGGCTTTAGCCTTGCTGCTCTCAGCTTTCAGGATCTCGCCCGCCTCGGCGCTCGGCGTCTTCTTGGGCGGCTTGCCCCCTTTGCCGGGCGCCCAGTCGTAAAAACCTTTGCCGTTCTTCTGGCCCAAGCGGCCCGCCTCGACCATCGCGGCGACGGCGCCCGCCGGCTCGACACGGTCGCTGAAGGCGGCGGCCATCACGCGACCGGCGTGCAGGCAGGTGTCGAGACCGACCACGTCGTGCAGCTCGAGCGGGCCCATCGGCATGCCGAACGCCTTGGCCGTCTTCTCGATCGCCTTGGTCGGAACGCCCTCGCCCGCCATCAGCGCCGCCTCGTTCATGTACGGCATGAGCAGGCGGTTGACGAGGAACCCGGGGCCGTCGCTGACGACGACCGGCGTCTTGCCGAGCCGGCGGGCGTAGGCGGCCATCTGGGCGACGGTGGCGTCGGAGGTCTTCTCTCCGCGGATCACCTCCACGAGCGGCATTTTCCGCACGGGGTTGAAGAAGTGCAGGCCGCAGAAACGCTCCGGATGTTTGAGCCCTTCGGCGAGCTGGGTGATCGGGATCGTCGAGGTGTTCGACGCCAGGATGGTCCGCTCGGTGGCGTGCGGCTCAAGCGCGGCGAACAGCTCGCGTTTCGCATCGGCCCGCTCGATGATCGCCTCGATGACGACCTCGCACGCGGCGAGCGACTCGGGCGAGGTGGCGGCGTTGACCAGAGCGCCGCGTTCGATGGCGAGGCCGGCGTCGGCCGATTTGGTCTTTTTGTTGTACGAGACTTCGCGGACCACGCCGGCCACACCGGCGCCGAGCGCTTCGGCCCTCGTGTCGGAGAGCAGCACCGGCACGCACCGTTTCACGTTGGCCGCGGCGATGCCTTGGCCCATGATGCCGGCGCCGACGACGGCGGCCGATCGCGGGAAATCCTTGTCGGCCGGCTGATCGCCGGCGACCTTCTTCGCCCGGTCGGTGAGGAAGAAGACGTTCAGCAGCGCCCGGTTCACCGGCGAGCCGAACAGCGGGGCGAACGCCTCGGCTTCGCTTGCCAGGGCCGCCGTCGCGTCCTGTTGCGACGCCTCGAGCAGCAGCTCCAAGGCGGCCATCGGCGCCGGGTAATGCCCGCCGGTCTTCTGCTGAACCATGGCGCTCGCCGTGGCGCCGAGGAACGCGAGCTCGGTCTCGCTCTGCGTGATCGGCCCGGCCCAGCGCTCGCGGTCGGCGAGGTACGCCTTCGATTCTTGTTCCTGCTCGATCAGCCTGACGGCGGCGTCGACCAGGGGCGAGCCGTCGTCGCCCTTCTTCGGGTTCGGGACGACGTCGTCCGCCAGGCCCATCGCCTGCGCTTCGTCGGCCGCCACATTATCGCCGCCAGTGATCATCTCCGCGGCGTTCGACAGGCCCACGATCCGCGGCGCCCGCACCGTGCCGCCCCAGCCGGGGAAGAGGCCGAGCTTCACTTCGGGGAACCCGATCAGGGCCGACTCGGTCACGACGCGGCGGTCACACCACACGGCGAGCTCCGCCCCGCCGCCGACGCACAGCCCGTTGATCGCGGCCACGGTGACATACGGCGTATTCGCCAATCGCTCGAACAGCAGCTGCCCGCGGCGGCTGACCTGGACGATCTCGTCCTTCGGTTGGTCGAGCCCGGCGACGAACTCGGTGAGGTCGGCGCCGGCGATAAAGCCGCTCGGCTTGCCGCTCACGATCACCAGGCCGCGGAGGTCTTTTTGCTTTTCGAGCTCATCGAGCCGGCCGGCGATCTCCTCCATCACGCGGGTGGAGAGGATGTTGACCGAGCGGTCGGGGCAGTCGAGTGTGAGCACCGCCACGCCGCCCGCGCGCAGGTCGAGCCGAGTCGCTGGGGCGTTGTTTTGCGCCGGGGTCGCCATCCGCAAGTTTCCGGGGGGCGTGTGAGACGTGTGAGATAAGATCGGGGCGAAACGTCGATCGCTACACAACCATACGTCACGCCGCCGGCCCGGGCCATCCACCCGCAGTACAGTTATGCGCGCCGCAGCGGAGCTGGCGAGCCGGCGGGCGTAAGCCCCCGGGAAGGCGCCGGGTACCCGCTCCACTCCGGGGGGTGTACGCCCGCCGGCTCGCCTTTTTTGGGGCAGATGATCGACACGTTGACATTGGCGGGCCATGGGCGGAAGTTGGCCGCATGGACACCACGCCGTCAACCGCCCAACCGACCCGCTCCTGGCGCCTGCCTGCGGCGCTGCTGCTTGTTTTGCTGATGGTGCTACTGGCCCGGGCGTGGGCGCCCGCCTTGCAGAGCGGCGTCGCGACGCCGCCGGCACTCGATCCGGCCGCTGTGGTCGGCGTGGTTACCCTCGCCGCCGAGGTCGATGGGGAGCCCCCCGCCCCCCTTCCGCCCGAGGTCGAGGCCTCGGTCGGGGCCGAGACGACCGCGCTCGACGCCCTGCTGGCGGCGGGCCGCGAGTCGGACGCCTGGCGCGTCGAATACCGCGGCGAGGGGGCGATGGCGTTCGTCGAGTCGATCGGCGGCGCCACGAACGAGGGCCCCGACGGCCGCAACTGGCGGTTTGAGGTCAACGGCGTCGAGGCGGACCGCGGCGCCGGCGCCACGCCTGTCTCGCCGGGGGACCGAGTCTTGTGGCGGTTCACCCAATTTCAGTAGACTACTCGGCGGTAGAATGCCGAGTCCTTCTAGTTTGCCTGTTTTAGTTTGTCTCTTTCGACACATATGGATCCTGTGATGCCCGCCCTCCGCGCCCGCTCGACTGAAATCGCCGTTTTCGCGTTGCTCGTGGCGATCGGCGTTGCCGGCCGCTGGGGCCAGCCCGACTGGTGCGTCACGCCGCTGGCGGCCGTCGGCCTGTTCGCGGGACGCTACTTCGCCAGCCGCTCGGTCGCGATGCTCGTGCCGCTCACAGCGATGCTCGTCTCCGACCTGGCGTTGCCCGCCTACGCCAACCGCGGCGTGATGCTCGCCGTGTACGCCGCCATGGTGCTCCCGCCGCTGCTAGGCCGGTTGCTCCGCAACGACCGCCTGTCGCGCCCCGCTTGGCTCGGTCGCTTGGCGGCCGGCGCCGTCGCGCCCTCGGTCGTGTTCTTTCTCGTGACGAACTTCGCGTACTGGTCGCTCGGCAGCCTCTACCCGCACACCGGCGCAGGGCTCATGGCGTGCTACGCGGCGGCCGTGCCGTTCTTCCGGGCGATGCTCACGGGCGACGTGGTCTACACGGCGCTGGTGTTCGGCGCGGCGATGCTCGCCGGCATGCGGGCGCCGCAAGCGGCGCCGGCCCGCGGCTAAAACGCGCGGCTGCAGGGAACGAGAACGCGTGGCTGTAGGGAACGCCCTCCGTGGCGTTCCAGCACCGGGTACACGGTCTTCTCGATCGTGCTGCTGATTAGCCCTAGTGCGCTTAGCAGGAGCGAGGACGATCCTGCCCGCCGGGGTTCGGAACGCCACAGAGGGCGTTCCCTACAGGTGAGAGAAGTCCTTTTTAGTTCCACGGCCCCTTGGGCGCTGGCGGGCCGTCGATCAGGTCGTCCACGCCTTCGTCGTCTTCGGGCGGCTCTAGTTCAAAATCTTCGCGCTCCACGAGCGGCTCGAGCCGCTTGAGCTCGTACGAGGCGAATTGCTTCTCGTACAGCGTGCCGTCGGCCACAGTGAGCTCGTAGCGCATGGCGCCCTCGGTCTCGTCCCACAGCCGCTCGCGGATGAAGCCGATCACCGGGTCGTTCTTCATGCCCAAAGGGCGGACCGACACTTCGTCACCGATCTCCCACCCCTCGGGCTCGACCTCGCACCACAGCGTGCGTCGCACACGGAGGCGCTCGTCGCCGTAGTGGAGGATGACGTAGGGGCCTTCTTGGCCGTCGCGGCGCCAAACGCGGGGGCCGGGAATGACTCCCTTGGCCCGCTCGCGGTCGTCCGGGTGGACCCACTCGTCGCTCGATTCGCCCGGGGGCGTCTTGGGCCACCAGGGGTAGTAACCGAAAGCGGGGTCGTTGTTGATCGGCGGCAGCGTCATGCGAATCAGAAATGCTACGGGCCCTGGGGTCGGAAACGCTTGCGGTTGCAGCGTTTTCTCCGATTATACGCCTAACTTCCGCCGCCCGCCGCTGGAACCCCCCGCTGTGGGCGGTCTACGATCGGTAGCGAGGTAGGTTTTTCTGAATAAGGCTAGAAGCCCTCCGAAACCATCACGCGCCATGAAGACCGAACAGTTCCTAAGCCACCACGGCGTTGCGTCGAACCCTTTCGCCGAAGAAGACGCGCAGACCGACCTGGTCTTCCAGACCCACTGCGCGGACGTCTACCACCCGGCGTGGGACAAGGTGTACGGCGACCCCGCGAACCCGGCCACGTCGCTGGTGTTCGGCGAGAAGGGCGCCGGCAAGACGGCCATGCGCTTGCAGATCGTCACGAAGCTCGCCGAGCACAACCGCGACCACAAAGCGGGGCGCGTTTGGGTGGTGGAGTACGACGACTTCAACCCGATGCTCGACCGCTTCGCCGACCGGCTCTCGGCGCGCAAGCAGCGCGACCCGAGCCGCGTG
This genomic window contains:
- a CDS encoding DUF6580 family putative transport protein, whose amino-acid sequence is MPALRARSTEIAVFALLVAIGVAGRWGQPDWCVTPLAAVGLFAGRYFASRSVAMLVPLTAMLVSDLALPAYANRGVMLAVYAAMVLPPLLGRLLRNDRLSRPAWLGRLAAGAVAPSVVFFLVTNFAYWSLGSLYPHTGAGLMACYAAAVPFFRAMLTGDVVYTALVFGAAMLAGMRAPQAAPARG
- the fadA gene encoding acetyl-CoA C-acyltransferase FadA; the encoded protein is MPTPVIIDAVRTPIGRAHAERGVYRDVRADDLAVAVVRALVERTGVDPTEIDDLLLGCTQQQGEQGTNVARLVALTAGLPASVAGATINRLCGSSLQALNQASHSIRAGGEDVQVVGGVEHMHHYPMNLGVDINPKLFRYTSKGALLMGVTAEFLAQSQGISREAQDAFALRSHERAHTAHEAGEFAAEIVPTYGRDEAGQRVLVTRDQCVRADTSLEALADLKPAFMPVVGTVTAGNSSPLNDGAAAMLVMSKERAEDLGLVPLAEVVATAVAGVDPAVMGAGPVPATLKVLQRAGMTLDDIDLIELNEAFAAQALACTRMLQMSEETVDAKVNVRGGSIAIGHPLGASGARIATTLLHTMIGRNAEVGLATMCIGAGQGVATILRRF
- a CDS encoding HIT family protein; its protein translation is MSGDESSPSSNRLWAPWRLSYIKGAEGDEPSPPEPSAWCDDAVHDCFLCRAAAEYGAPASADRANLVVCRAPGAVALLNRYPYSNGHLLVSPARHVAELGDLTDDEHLALMRLVTRYTTLLAERLTAQGCNVGLNLGRVAGAGVPGHLHWHLVPRWTGDHNFMATTAGARVIPQALDAAWELLCDS
- a CDS encoding 3-hydroxyacyl-CoA dehydrogenase NAD-binding domain-containing protein — its product is MATPAQNNAPATRLDLRAGGVAVLTLDCPDRSVNILSTRVMEEIAGRLDELEKQKDLRGLVIVSGKPSGFIAGADLTEFVAGLDQPKDEIVQVSRRGQLLFERLANTPYVTVAAINGLCVGGGAELAVWCDRRVVTESALIGFPEVKLGLFPGWGGTVRAPRIVGLSNAAEMITGGDNVAADEAQAMGLADDVVPNPKKGDDGSPLVDAAVRLIEQEQESKAYLADRERWAGPITQSETELAFLGATASAMVQQKTGGHYPAPMAALELLLEASQQDATAALASEAEAFAPLFGSPVNRALLNVFFLTDRAKKVAGDQPADKDFPRSAAVVGAGIMGQGIAAANVKRCVPVLLSDTRAEALGAGVAGVVREVSYNKKTKSADAGLAIERGALVNAATSPESLAACEVVIEAIIERADAKRELFAALEPHATERTILASNTSTIPITQLAEGLKHPERFCGLHFFNPVRKMPLVEVIRGEKTSDATVAQMAAYARRLGKTPVVVSDGPGFLVNRLLMPYMNEAALMAGEGVPTKAIEKTAKAFGMPMGPLELHDVVGLDTCLHAGRVMAAAFSDRVEPAGAVAAMVEAGRLGQKNGKGFYDWAPGKGGKPPKKTPSAEAGEILKAESSKAKAAGDYDLADRLLMPMLVEATRAVEDGIVPSVRDVDLALILGVGFPPHKGGLFHWADTVGAAEILKRLEPLAPLGKRFEPTEMIKKAAAGGVSFYDMIL
- a CDS encoding DUF4339 domain-containing protein produces the protein MPLSVACPNGHRFNVADDLVGRRAVCPQCKAPFEIVASPPTASAPTGPATEPPPPTSPPQAPSMGTPQAHAVGPVDPPARWRVRPPTGGEYGPADEATMAGWIAAGRVLNNSLVWRTGWPEWRLAADVADRLPAPLPVGPVAQAPAPPAVESPPPAPTPQTKKPKPSAPMAKPDYELRRRRAARRRRNLSLLLFVVTMALAAVLVVLLNTRS
- a CDS encoding DUF4430 domain-containing protein; protein product: MDTTPSTAQPTRSWRLPAALLLVLLMVLLARAWAPALQSGVATPPALDPAAVVGVVTLAAEVDGEPPAPLPPEVEASVGAETTALDALLAAGRESDAWRVEYRGEGAMAFVESIGGATNEGPDGRNWRFEVNGVEADRGAGATPVSPGDRVLWRFTQFQ
- a CDS encoding EVE domain-containing protein, translating into MAYYTNLFSPETYEAFSQSDRSVSGFRTTQHKTAKRLKPGDKLICYMTKLSRWIGVLEVESDCYTDDSPVFYGENDPFEVRFRVRPTVWLTKEKCVPIHDDAVWQSLSFTKNTSKQEGGWTGKVRRSLNHLDDEDGEFLEQLLSSQADGGTDYAVDDAEFRKLVSSRIRRADKVVAVTVPEDEDEPSTDDAIRPSYGIQASLAECGERMGFKVWLPRNDRGAVLQKWSPDTDSLIEVLPLNYDDTTLRTIENIDVIWLKGRSIVRAFEVEHTTAVYSGILRMADLLALQPNMDIRLHIVAPESRKQKVFTEIQRPVFSLLERAPLSESCSFISYDAVEELLQMKHLGHLSDSVLEEYSEYAE
- the dgt gene encoding dGTP triphosphohydrolase — encoded protein: MLSAERESLILAPYAMRGADSVGREHAEPGHPYRSPYQRDRDRITHSSAFRRLSHKTQVFTGELGDYHRSRLTHTLEVASVARTLARALRLNEDLVEALALAHDIGHPPFGHAGEGFLDERLADDGGFNHNRQALRIVCLLETRYPRFPGLNLSREVLDGQRRRGDKPARTESRLAPEPFPQTQAQRESPLLEVQIVDAADSIAYDSHDADDALELGLLELGELESVTLWSEAVERVRRRFAALSDAELRRAVIHELIDYQVSDLLTTTQQAIESHSADSIGAVRRAPPLAAPSPEVAEKKLVLESLLFRRVYRHPLVLESRAEAMTVLGERFDRAMEDPDRLPATYQRVARDEGTPRAVADYLSSLTDRAALSAEAHPAV